DNA sequence from the Candidatus Woesearchaeota archaeon genome:
TCTGAGAAGAAGCGCTTGTATTACGCGATTCTTGAACTTAAAACAGATATTGAGCTTGCAGCGATGGGACAATGAGCGAAATTACGATCTACCACAATCCGCGCTGTTCTAAATCACGAGAAGCACTAGAACTCATTCGTGAACAAGGTATTGATCCCAAAGTCATTAAGTATCTTGAAGAGGGAATACATAAAGAAGATCTTAAAGACGTTGTTCATCACATGGGCATTGATGTGCATGACTTGGTGAGGCGTAATGAAGAGGCCGTTTGTCACATTACTGATGAGATGTCTGAGGATGAAGTGTTAGATGTTATTGTAAAACATCCCATTCTCTTACAACGACCGCTCGTTATAAAGGGGAAAAAGGCGATTATTGCTCGTCCAGCTCAAAAAGTAAAGGAGCTTCTCTAAAGATCTTCAAGTTTTCTCATCAAATCAGAATCAAAGGTTTTTGTGTTTCTTAGATTGGGGTAGTTTTGAAGTAGTTCTTGTAATGACTCTCGCAGGTCTCGTGCATAATTGCAACTTTCTGGGTGAATTGTTCTCCACGTATCTTGAGTTACGAGTTGATGATATTTTTCACATTGTTCAAGATACTCTTGTGCGCGGTTCTGTTGCGCTTGTAATTCTGTTTTGGGACTAGGCGAACAAGCACAAAGCGCTGCGAGTGCAAGGGTGTGCAACGGTTTGTACATTTTTTTTGGCAAATACATAGTGATTACGATCTTTGGAGATTATCTGTTTTGAGGTTTTTTGTTTTATTTTCGTTTTTTTAGTTCTGGGAATTGTGATTCCATGCTTGCAATAGTATCAAGCGTTTTCTTCCATGCTGAGCACCACTCATCACCGTCTCCTTGTTCGCAACGTTCTTTTTGGATCTTGCTCATTTTTAAAGCGAAGTGGTAATCATCTTCAATGAGTGCTTTGTTGAACTGTGCTCCAGTATATGCTGCTGTTGCAAGAAGTGTGCCTGCAACAAGGAGTCCTTTTGCTGCAGCATTATATGATGCGATTTTATCCATAAATCGATCAACAGGCGTGTATACGCGTTCAGTCACATCTTCAATTGTTCCATCTGCGTGGATGTTATATGCTCGAAAGTCTTGTTTGGGCATCATAAAGCAGGAAATCTACTACTCCTATATAAATCTTACCATTTTTTCATTACTTTAAAGTAGTTACTTTTTTTGGGGTGGGGGGGGATCGTAAATCAATTCAAGAATACACACTCACTCGGCTCTCCTCACACATCACCACCATTAACACTTCAGGATTTGCCTTTTGTGTTTCTCTAAGGGTTGCGATATCCGTATTGGACGCAATACACCTGCTGCGAGGATGTGTGTGAAGAAGAATCAACGTCTCCTGAGAACAAGGCTCAAATTGAACATGCCGAAAACTCCTCTCTTGCTCCGGCTTGTAAATCTTCGTTATGGTATAGGTTGAATTTCTCTTAACTCCAAGTAAGCAAAGAGCAATTTCTTTCGTGGGATCTTCACGATAAAACTCCTGCAATACGCGATAAGCCGAATCAGAAAAAACAATTTCAAGATTTCCTGCTCGAACCACTTGATCAATAATCAAATCAGACTCAGATTTTCCCGCAAGAATATCTCCCACAGGAAAAGTAACAAACACAAAAGACGTCATCAAAAGAATGAGAAGAACTGCCCCCATCCCAACAAGAACTCTCTGAGAAAAACTACGCTTAGGAAGCTCTGGATTTTCTTCATCTCCGTGATGGTGAACATGCTTGTGAGGGGGTTTATGTGTCATTACTTACCTCTTGGTACAACGAATGATTCGCGAAGCTTCGTCAACATCAAATCGTACACTTAGAAACTGCTCACAGACATATATGTTCGTTAAGGTGTGAGGGGTGATCTTTGCCACTTTTATCTCTCCTCCATACATCCCAAGAAGAGGGATAAGGTTATCTGCTAAATGCTCATCAACAGGAGCACCACTACCCATTTGTTCCTTAAGCTTATCTCGAGCACGCTCACCAATAACCTCAGCACGAACGCCTCGCTCACCAAGAGCATCAGCACCAAGAATGATCGGCTCTTGATAAGAAATATCTTCAGGATTCCTAGAGTACATCGCAAGCAAAGTAATAACAGAACCAGTTGAATCACTCTCCACGTACTGCGTTAAGATATCAAGAGTGCCAAACTTTGCACTCATAGCCTGCCTTTGCGCAACTTGTGCATCTTCCAAATCTTTTGTTGCAACACTTATCCCCTTCATATGCATCAGGTGTCCTTGTTCAATTCTCCGAAACGGACGATCATAATTAAGACCTGTAATTGAAATCTTAACTTTTCCACCTCCTTTGGGATAAAAACCTCGACGCAGCAGTTGAGAGTTGATCTTAGCATAAGGCCGCAGCATAGGTAAAAAAACTTGTTCAAAATAATCATAAGGCATGCTCCAAGCAACATCAGTACCTCCTGTGATAGTAAACGTGAGCTTCGTGCGCTCATGAATCGCAGGCCAAATCAAAGACTGTAACAAAAGAGTTATTGAGCCCGCAGTGCCCATGTCAATCTCATGAGTTTTCCTCTTAAGTTTCCCGGGGTAAAATTCAATCTCTTGAGACCCCTCTCTAACATTTACTGCTTTACCATTCCACATAGACGTAAGTGTAGAAACACAAAATACGTGTTGGCGTTTAAGCCCGGGTTTTTCGCGCCCTTGCCGAATATGCTTCATTCGAAATGGTTTTTTTGTAATGGTTGAGAGAGCAAGAGCCGTTCGTAACATTTGTCCGCCCCCTTCTCCATAAGATCCGTCAATCTCAATCATATCTACGTTCACTTCTTTTGCAGTATTTAATAGTTACGTGCAAAAAACAGAGAACTCATTCACGCTTGAAGACTGCGAGCAAACCGGTTAGACGCAAAACGTAGGCAAAAATGCAAGGAGATCATTGCAAAATCAAAATATTTGTTCTGCCCTTTTTAATCTTCTTTATTTTATTTTCAGCCTCAAGCTCAGAGACCATCAAAGAAACCTTTGCTTCGGAAAGGGGGATGTGTTTGCGCAATTCTTTTTGCGTCATGCGCCCACCGTGCTCTTTGAGCAAGTCAATCACAATATTATCCGCGGTCATGCTCTTAGAAGTTTCACTTTTCTCTTCATCTCTATCGTCGCGCAGATCTTGCATCTTCTGATTTGCCAAGTCCTTCTTTTTCTTCAGGAGATGCAGAAACAGAATAATGAGCAGTCCTGTGATGAGCAGTGTTGCAACAATGACTGCATTAGGAACAGCATCAAACCCACTTAACTCTTCATCAAGTGTAGTATCAATCGTGATTAGCTCTTCATCTTTTTCCAAATCTGGATAGAGAAACAAATCAAGATGATAAACTCCATCATCCTTAACAGTGATACTCTCACGAGCACTCAAGCCCTGATAATGTGCGTAAAGAGTATAACTCCCAGAAGGAACGGTAATTGAATAGGATCCATTTTTAATCAAGAGTCTTTGCACGGGTTGTGTATTAATCTCAAGAACTGAAATGTTCATCTCATGTAGTTCAGCATCATAAATGGTGCCTGTAATTGTTGCTGCATGTAGGCTTGGTAAAAGTAAAAAAACAAGAAATGCAAGAATGACCTTTTTCATGTGGTTTGCTGATACGCTTGAGTTTTTAATATTTTTGCTCAAATAGGCCTCTTTGAACTTCTTTTTGCGAGAAAAGGTTGAAAATCCTTCCATAAAGTATTAGGTCGCTTCATAAAGCTTTATGTAATGATTTACGAAAGTATGTTTATAAATAAAAAATGCCACAATCCCCTAGAACATGACGCTTCATGTACGCCAAAAAACGTTAGGAGGTAACGCAAAATGAAGGCATTCAAAGCATTATTGCTCATCATGCTTCTTGTGATCTCAGCCGTACCCTTGGTTGTAGCACAAGACAGCACTGATGATTCGGCAAGCGCAACAGTTGATGCGCAAAGCCCTGATGACATTGACCAAGACACCAGCATTGAAATGCGTGATGGAGATAAACAAATAGAAATCCGCGATCGGATCAAAGATGACAAAGTAGAAGTTCGTGAAAAACTTCGTGACGCTGAAAAACGAGAAGAATTTCGTGAAAAGATCCGAGATGATCGAGCAGAAGTTCGTGAAAAACTTCGCGACGCGAAAGAACTGCGTATTGAAGTACGTGAAAGGATCAAAAACGCTAAAGAACACTTTGAAAAGGCGCGATTGAAAATAAAAGAACACAAAGCTCAGCTCAAAAGCTGTTCGGATGAAAATTGCCCTGAAGCAAAGCAAGGTGCAATTGATTTCCTCGTAGCATCTGGAGAGCGTATTCTTGATAAAATCGTGGAAATTCAGGAAAGAGTAGAAGCTTCAGACTTAGAAGAATCAAGAAAAGAGGAATTGCTTTCTGCTCTTGC
Encoded proteins:
- the arsC gene encoding arsenate reductase (glutaredoxin) codes for the protein MSEITIYHNPRCSKSREALELIREQGIDPKVIKYLEEGIHKEDLKDVVHHMGIDVHDLVRRNEEAVCHITDEMSEDEVLDVIVKHPILLQRPLVIKGKKAIIARPAQKVKELL
- a CDS encoding RNA 3'-terminal phosphate cyclase, with the protein product MNVDMIEIDGSYGEGGGQMLRTALALSTITKKPFRMKHIRQGREKPGLKRQHVFCVSTLTSMWNGKAVNVREGSQEIEFYPGKLKRKTHEIDMGTAGSITLLLQSLIWPAIHERTKLTFTITGGTDVAWSMPYDYFEQVFLPMLRPYAKINSQLLRRGFYPKGGGKVKISITGLNYDRPFRRIEQGHLMHMKGISVATKDLEDAQVAQRQAMSAKFGTLDILTQYVESDSTGSVITLLAMYSRNPEDISYQEPIILGADALGERGVRAEVIGERARDKLKEQMGSGAPVDEHLADNLIPLLGMYGGEIKVAKITPHTLTNIYVCEQFLSVRFDVDEASRIIRCTKR